One Spiroplasma endosymbiont of Dioctria linearis DNA segment encodes these proteins:
- a CDS encoding alpha/beta fold hydrolase has translation MKEIELLSQDGKKIYTYIWDKVKEVKGVLQVVHGSCEHSKRYDEFANFLNKNNWVVISNDHRGHGKTADLKNQELGYFSDHNGWKILVDDLYLVNSFIKKNYSDKKIVMLGHSMGSFLARNYAIDYGLSIDGLILSGTAWESKLSLKFGIKVAKSRQKKYGPKNIDKFIWNLSYKKFNKKFNKGGNTGNEWLSIDSANVKSFNEDPLCGQIFTTSAFKDLFMGLLYIQNKKNILKIRKDLPIILVSGSDDPVGNYGKKVIKTYKKFKKAKLNVEMKIYENLRHEILFDIDKELIFKDTLNFLSKI, from the coding sequence ATGAAAGAAATAGAATTATTGTCTCAAGATGGTAAAAAAATTTATACTTATATTTGAGATAAAGTTAAAGAAGTAAAAGGAGTGTTGCAAGTTGTCCATGGAAGTTGTGAACACTCAAAAAGATATGATGAATTTGCAAACTTTTTAAATAAAAATAATTGAGTTGTAATTTCAAATGATCATAGAGGTCATGGTAAAACAGCAGATTTAAAAAATCAAGAACTAGGTTATTTCTCAGATCATAACGGTTGGAAAATTCTAGTTGATGATTTATACTTAGTGAATAGTTTTATTAAAAAAAATTACTCAGACAAAAAAATAGTTATGTTAGGTCACTCAATGGGAAGTTTTTTAGCAAGAAATTATGCAATTGATTACGGATTATCAATTGATGGATTAATTCTTAGTGGAACTGCTTGGGAAAGTAAGTTATCTTTAAAGTTTGGCATTAAAGTTGCAAAGTCAAGACAGAAAAAATATGGTCCAAAAAATATTGATAAATTTATATGAAATTTAAGTTACAAAAAATTTAATAAAAAATTTAATAAAGGTGGAAATACGGGCAATGAGTGATTATCTATTGACTCAGCCAATGTTAAAAGTTTTAATGAAGATCCATTATGTGGTCAAATATTTACAACATCTGCTTTTAAAGATCTTTTCATGGGCCTTTTATATATTCAAAATAAAAAGAATATTTTAAAAATTAGAAAAGATCTACCAATAATTTTAGTCTCAGGTTCTGATGATCCAGTAGGAAATTATGGAAAAAAAGTTATTAAAACCTATAAAAAATTTAAAAAAGCAAAATTAAATGTAGAAATGAAAATCTATGAAAACTTAAGACATGAGATACTTTTTGATATTGATAAGGAATTAATTTTTAAAGATACTTTAAACTTTTTAAGTAAAATTTAA